The sequence TTGCTATGGTTGGTGTCAGCCAGCCTGTTGCTTGCTGACATAGAATAGGGGGGAGGGAACTGTGGAGAAGTTTACATTGCAGCTTTGCAACTGCAGTTATCTCCAAGGCTAGTTCCGGTGGCTCTGGTATGCGGTGGCCTCTGGTTGCCTAACAAAAGGAGGTTGGACTATATACCATATTTCAAAGTGCTGTGTTTTTGTCTCAGAGCTTGGTTGAAACTGTCTGCTTTCGGTTTgttcctagtaaaagtacttttttctaaatctatggagccaatgatttttctttcctaggaaatGAACAGAGGCCGCCCTGACAGTTGGGATACTTACCAAAAACTTGCAGTCCAAAGAACTCATTCACAACTGTTTTGTTCTGTAAAACAATTTGTGCGGTGTATCTGCCAGCATCATCTTTCCGTAGTTGGCTGAGATGTAATTCTCTGCAGTCCTTGGAGATGTTCACTCTGTTTTGAAAAGCTACTTCGAGAAACAGGAAGTAACATTGCTCCACCAAGATCCCTTTACCAATATTGATTGACATGATGCCTACAGTTTTAGTCCACAAAATCATTTCATAGGGTGGAGAGGTCTTCACTTGGAAGGTGACAAACTCCCCTAGAATGCCAAACGACTTTGTTCCATCTACAACatcagagagaagagagaggaagccATCAAAGTTGGGCCACAAGAGACCTTCCAAGCATCTCATTTCTGACCCTCAGATTCCAGGAAAACCTTTTCTGAGAAAGGcctgtaaagtccatttattaatatgtctaagctcatacctgccaatcaagagacttaaacagaggcttgagtaaaatagcatttaatcttgatcaagcttaaatggttagctgttccaaacacataatggtgcatacatacatgcaaggaagaactacgaacttatgacagaaagcgatgtcctcttatacccaaaaagtcataaatcctcaactctggcatctgcgtattctggaatctggtttgcatgttcccatagtataagtcagtgaatgtaaactaacttctggatttacattgggtcacacaatagtaagggtcaatgaatgtaatctgacttctttctgtggtgttatcttttccatttgtcttcttaattaccacttgatttcctggaggatgacatacacgttctcagccagagtggggtggggagagatcaaatgatggactctgacaatttccagagactgtcattggtgggatgaggtatcagtaacaattcagaaatttagtcagtgtgacctccataaccatccatgatggcatatttatgttctaaccacaaaagggcacaatatatatatgtcagtgttatgggaaacagatatttaccatgtgcagttatacaaacaagagaccaagacatcaaatatcattagcaagtttcctactaattctagtattttagtatatatgttcccttcaggCCAAAATGGATCCAGCATAGAGAAGCAAGAGCAGTTCTAATGTCCTACATGGGAGTTCAGTCCTTCCTTTTGGAGTTCAAAAGGAGGATCTGCTCCACCAGGGAGACCCAAAGCTCCACCAAGCCTCAGGTGGACCAGGCCACCTGAAGGACTCACCTGGAGGACACCTGAGTGGTCATTTGAACCACGGAAACCTGCAATGactggagggagtgacttctacaatcCACAAAATTGCCTTGTTGGAGAATGTGGCGGGTGACACAttctggagggagggggaatcaGGGTTAAAAGCAAGGTGTGAACTGGGTGACACCAGAGCTGGCTTCACCTAGTTTGTGCCGACATGGTGCTCCTAAtgaacaactggatttttcttgctaAATGGCTTGAGACTCCTAATGTTATTTGGGCATCAGTCAGAACCCTGACATATAGATTACATGGGTGCTGACCACATAATTTCAGATTGGGGGGTACAATTCACCTCCcccttctggagggagttcctgaagTTGTTAGGCTCTGCCCAGGGTCTAAGCCAGGGAtgggttccatttttttttactaccggttctgtgggcgtggcttatttgttgggtgtggcttggtggtcatgtgactgagtgggcatggccaacttgaagtcactcagggcaaggtgtcgagtgacatcaagttggccacgcccactcagtcacatgaccagtgctgcagagacagggcgatttctcctgggggacagccagagcttcactgcctcctcttttcctcagaggagctgcctccaagtccttgcaaagggacacacacacacacacacaacacaacacaacagactcacacaaaatgtaaaagcagctgcacttcacccaaagtaCCCCCTGCAagaacaggaacctcacacagccacaaaaagctcaaaaaccaactttcacactttacacacacacaacacaacacaactgactctctctctctcacacacacacacacaaagctgaagttgcctaataacAGCCtagaacctcttaactcagctaggattgccagaggagccttttaaaaccttttgttttaacaacctcttcagccggaaaaaaaaaaacaacttttaaaggattctgagccgcacgatcatcggaatgttttttttaatttttaaaagccttttttggctgaagaaaatatgcttttaaaagtaaaaaaaatgatgatcgtggaaccggtttgggggcatggccaggcagccattactaccggttctccgaacgccagcagatttttactaccagctctcccaaactggagcgaaccgggagcaacccaccactggtctaagctGTGCCCTCCAACCGCAAACTAACAGGGCCTGTGAACGCGTGAACTTGGTTCTGGAACAGTACTTTAGGTGCTAGGACAATTGGGCTTATTTGCTGCCATTTGAAGAGGTTGCTTATAATAACTTGATCCATAGTAGCACTGGCTTCATCCTGTTTAAAGTTGCTTCTGGTCAGGATTTCGTACCCATTCCAGAACTGCCCCAGGGGAAACCCCGGATCCCTTCCTTAGTGGAATGGATTGAACAGCTTCAATATATTTGGCATGTAACCTGTAAGGCACTAGACGAGGCACATCAAGCCTACAAATGACAAGGAAAGAGCTAAACTGAAAGAGTTCCAAGTAGGGGACAGGATTTTCTTATCGACAAACTACCTACAGATCACCCAGAAGTCAAAGAAACTGCggccctttccccattgttaGAATTGGCAATCTGGTCACGGTACCACTAGAGTTACCCAACATTTTTCGGCAGATCCACCCTGTTTGTcagatccctaaaagtgatactgccattcaattgGGAGAAGTTGGGGAGAGACTTGGATTTTACAACTTATATCCTGGCGCCAAAGCGCCCTGAGCCCTTACTATAAGGGGTAATTATATCCTGGCGCCAAAGCACCcttactataaggggcgtgcataagagcacaaaagtgcctaccgttcctgttctattgttccttttattatatctaattaatatagctaatgcatattctttacatatatatatatgtatatgatgatatgttttttacttatgacaatgtttatgtatactgttatgacaaaattaaattttaaaaaaaagagatctcCTTAAGGTTGAGGAATGTTTATGACAGCCATGTGGGCTGTTTCAATTTAAAGGATAATTGAATACATGCTTATCGGTTCTCAGGGCAGCTggtaaagaaaacatcttcacaCTTGTGTATTGGCTAAAATCTGCATCTGGCTAAAGGGAGGGGTCTCTACTGCTTTAATCCTACTTGTCTTGCCTAAGGGTATTCAGACCTTGCTTTGAATCCATTGCTGTCACTTCTGtttaataaaaggttccttttgaaatactacATTTTGAGAGTTTTTACTTTCTTAAGTTGGAAGGAGAGGCAATCCTTACACTGTGTTTCATGTTAGCTTGCTAAAGCCTGAGCATGTATCTCCTCTTTGACCAGGCCAGCCTGCCCCTCCAATTCCCCTCCTCATTAAAGGTGAACAAAACTTCTAGGTCAAAGAAATTCTGGATTCCAGGAAACATAGCGAAAAAGTAAAGTGTTTGGTAGCCTGGAAATATTTTCTTCCCTCACAGTCTGAATGGGTGAATGCTCGGGATGTCCAGGCCCCTAAACTCCTACAAGTATTTATTTCACACTAAATACCCTGACAAAATTTAATGTTATTTTACCCCCTGTATGGTGGATTGATTCTATCCTGTCTATTTTGTCTTAATGTCAGCCTCGCTTATTACTTTCAGTGTTGAGTGACTTAGAGTTTAgtgtttaactgttttattactttgttaagtGTTTATTGCCTACTTtaatgttttattgctactttgtTGTCATGTATGATTAATGGGGTTGTGACTCTTTAAAAGCGCTTCGGCTGTCATttgaaaagaggagggaggaggaattcAAACAGGAATTCAAACAGTCAGACCCGCGCTGGCATCAACAAACTTTGCATACCAGACAGAAGGATAACATCGGAAGAAGAACACCACATGGCCCATGAGGAGAAAGGCATTGGACTAGACCTGTTTAAcccttggagggaggagggatgaatgaggggATATACATCTGTAAGTCACACCTATCCCCAGATCTTGCTTTCATTTGATTGCATTCAGACATACTCAGTacaagtacctttctctataaccatatggagttgggggttttctttcttatgTATCGATTGGAGGATCGTTTTTTTCCTTAGGGCTAAAGCCTCTACTGCAGGAGGGCTGAATGTCAGCCGGATCACCAGCAAGGGTTTTCCCTTTGATGCATGCTTGCTATCGGTTGCCATAGTAACggggagttagggttagggttggacaAAAATACCTGAAGACATTCCCCACATGACACTATGTGGGACAGGAATTGGACATTCAGCCTGGGTCCCTCGGGGGAGCGAAATttggggaaactttcaatatgtaactttTGCGTCTTTtggctcagatcttgcttttcttttgctgctatcatttcaaactcagtaaaagtacctgcTCTCCAATGGGGGTTTTCTTGCTTGGATTTTGAACGGAGGCAGGACTGACACAATGGGTTAAAATGGGAGCCCTAGAATGTCTACACTGGTTTTCCTGCATATTAGAGGGGATTCAATTGGATCATCcttatggtcccttccaactctacaatTTCATGGTTGCAGATAGTCCATCATCTAGAGAAGCCCAGACGCCATTACTGAATTCTAGCCACAAAAACATAAATATGCACCAAAGAGGATTTTAGAATTTATATAGAGTTTATAAAGACCACAAGATCACAGAGAATTGTTGGGCATAAAGATGGGAGTTAGGATTCAATGAGGCcaggaaaaaccaaggaagaatAGAAAGAACCATCAAAACCTCAAGgcccatctccctctctcttcttgacACCCTATCTGGGAACCCCTCGGCCTGGCCCAGTCCAGCCTGGACCCCATGGATTGGGAGAGAGCTGGGCTGGATCCCCGTAGCCCCTTTTCAAAGGGAAAGACTTTGCAGGCCATGGCTTGAGCTCCACTTGTAACTCATCGTAGATCCTCAGCTGGGCCAAAGCTCCTGCCTTGGGTGGAAGAGGGAGGAAAATGGTGGGTGTTTAGGCAGGTCCAAATGTAAGCAAGGCTAGGCCTGATCGGAACCTCTTGAACCAATTTGCATTgccaaaatggggaaaaatctgCACAAATGTCGGACGGGCAGAGCCTGTTTGGACAGAAGTTAAGGAGAGAGTAGCAGCTGAGAAGCTCTGGGCTCCATCCAGAAAGTGCATCTCTTCAAAAATTGAACACCCAAAGCCTCCCCCACATAAAGCCCCCCACTTCTCCACATCAGcctggagaaaggagggagggaggaattcaCAGCCATGGCTGGGATACAGGGAGCCCTCAACTCAAATTGagtccaaattttctgttgctttgCTCAGGCAGTTTTTAAGGGAATtgggtcccattttatgaccttccttgccacgtttgcttagtgaatcactgtagctgtttAATTAGAGgcaagattgttaagtgaatctggcttccccattgactttacttgttagaaggtcacaaaaagggatcatgggtccaggacattgcaaatgtcataaatacgagacagttaccgagtgtctgaattttgatcacgtgaccatggagagacTGCAATgattgttgactcagccttccgtccttccaaggtggataaaatgaggacccagatggttgagggcaagaagctgactctgtaaaccgcttagagagggctgtaaaacactgtgaagcggtataaaagtctaagtgctattgctcttgtgAACGTGAGAAATCACTTTTGTTTTTCAGTGTAACTTCAAATGAACACCAATTGGCTTCTTGTAAGTTGTACTTACTAAAAACTTCCAGTCCAAAGAACTCATCCACAAGTGTTTCGTTCTGTAAAACAATTCCTGCTGAATATCTGCCAGCGTCCTCTTTCCGTAGTTGGCTGAGATGTAATTCTCTGCAGTCCTTGGAGATGTTCGCTCTGTTTTCAAAATCTGAGTCAAGAAACAGGAAGTCACATTGCTCCCCAAAGGTCACCACAGCAATATTGATTGACACGATGCCTACAGTTTTAGTCCACAAAATCTCGTCATAGAGTAGCGAGGGCTTCACTTGGAAGGTGACAGACTCCCCCAGAATGCCAATCAATTTTGTTCCATCTGCAACatcagagagaagagagaggaagccATCAAAGTTGGGCCACAAGAGACCTTCCAAGCACCCCATTTAGTGACCCCATTCCAGGAAAACCTTTTCTGAGGAAGGCCAAAATGGCTGCAGCATAGAAAAACAAGAGCAGTTCTAATGTCCTTTGTGGGAGTTCAGTCCTTCCCTTTGGGGTTCAAAAGGAGAATCTACCCCACCAGGGAGATCTAAAGCTCCACCAAGCATCAGGCGGACCAGGCCACCTGAAGGACTCACCTGGAGGACACCTGAGTGGTCATTTGAAGCACCCATTGGGTTTAGCCTCTCTCCCCCACCAGTTTGGTCCTCTTCACCTGGGACCCCACATGATGCCACTCTCATTTCCTGACACTAATTTAATTTTACTCCCCAAGCCGTGTAATGGGACGAGGCCAAAGAGGAACAATGGGAGCCCTAGAATGTTTCAGTGGTTTTCCTGCATATTGCAGTGGGTTTGACTAGATGATCcttatggtcccttccaactctacactTTTATGGTTCCAGATAGTCCGTCATCTGGAGAAGCCCAGAACCCATTACTGAATTGCACCAAAGTGGGTTTTAGAGCTTATGTAGAGTTTATAAAGACCACAAGGACACAGAGAATTGTTGGGCATAAAGATGAGGGTTAGGATTCAATGAGGCCACGTAAAACCAAGGAAGAATAGAAAGGACCATCAAAGGTGACCTTTGGATTGTTGGCTGCAGCTGCTCAACCCCTTTCCAATTCCTGTGGCTTTCCTGCACAAATAACTGTGGGATGTTCTACCTTCTGAAGGACCTTTTCTATCCCAAGTAAATGTCAGTCTCAGCTTTGGTCTCAAGGCCTCTTTCATGGAGAGAAAAACTTACCAGCACAAACTTCCTTTAAGGAGACCGTCCTGGATGCCTTGCTCACCCGGTTGTCTGCTGTGCAGGTGAGTTTGATATTCTGATCCTGGGAGGGGACCTTGATCACCGAACTCTTGAGGGTGGGACCTGTGCTCTGTCTTTCTGAGGTCCAGCTGAATGCCACCCCATCTTCATCGATCGCTAAGGAGCAATTCAGCTGCCAAGTTCTGTTTCCACCCTCATCAGGAGCACAGGTCACTCTCAGCAGAAAGTCCTGCAAATGTTCTGAAGAAATGATACAGAGACACCATTTGTGAAAGATCACAACATCACAGGGAGACCAAGGAGGAAGGAAACACATGAACACTGGTGGTTCAGTGAATGGTTTTGTTTAGACTACAACTGGGAAAGCACATCTCACCCATCTCTGTCACAAATAACACCCCCCCTCCCAGCAACCTCCTCTGTCACAGGTGACACTCTTTGTGAAGGGAGAGTCCAACCATGGTAGAGGAGGGCAAGCACCCCTCACCCCCTGCCTCCCACCAAGCCCTCTTTATGCCAAACCATGGATTGAGGGGAAGAGGATGAGGCTTCAGGCTCAGCTGCTCAAGGACCCCCTCACTCTTCCCCAAAGAGTTTGTGGGTCCAGCCAGTCCCACCAGATCCACGAAGATAGTCCCGGACTGCCCCTCTGGAGATTTTGGCCTCAAtgcccatctccctctctcttcctgacACCCTATCTGGGAACCCCTCAGCTTGTTCCAGTCCAGCCTGGACCCCATGGATTGGGAGAGAGCTGGGCTGGATCCCCACAGCCCCTTTTCAAAGGGAAAGACTTTGCAGGCCATGGCTTGAGCTCCACTTGTAACTCATCGTAGATTCTCAGCTGGGCCAAAGCTCCTGCCTTGGGTGGAAGAGGGAGGAAAATGGCGAGTGTTTAGGCAGGTTCAAATGCAAGCAAGGCTAGGCCTGATCGGAACCTCTTGAACCAATTTGCATTgtcaaaatggggaaaaatctgCACAAATGTTGGACAGGCAGAGCCTGTTTGGACAGAAGTTAAGGAGAGAATAGCAGCTGAGAAGCTCTGGGCTCCATCCAGAAAGTGCATCTCTTCAAAAATTGAACACCCAAAGCCTCCCGCATAAAAAGCCCCCCACTTCTCCACATCAGcctggagaaaggagggagggaggaattcaTAGCCATGGCTGGGATACAGGGAGCCCTCAACTTAAATTGagtccaaattttctgttgctttgCTCAGGCAGTTTTTAAGGGAATtgggtcccattttatgaccttccttgccacgtttgcttagtgaatcactgtagctgtttAATTAGAGgcaagattgttaagtgaatctggcttccccattgactttacttgttagaagatcacaaaaaggGGCCATgtacccaggacattgcaactgtcataaatacgagacagttaccgagtgtctgaattttgatcacgtgaccatggagagacTGCAATGattgttgactcagctttccgtcctttcaaagtgggtaaaatgaggacccagattgttgggggcaagaagctgactctgtaaaccgcttagagagggctggaaagcactgtgaagtgatataaaagtctaagtgctattgctcttgtgAATGTGAGAAATGGTAGTAATCACTTTTCTTGCCAGTGTCATGGTAAATTGAAGATTATCTGTAATTACCAAAAACTTTCAGTTCAAAGAATTCATTCACAACTGTTTTGTTCtgtaaaacaattcttgctgtgtATCTTCCAGTGTCTTCTTCCTTTAGTCGGCTGAGATCTAATTCTCTGCAGTCCTTGGAGATGTCTGCTCTCTTTTGAATAGTTGGGTGGAGGAACTGGAAGTCACATTGCTCCCCAAAGGTCAACACAGCAATATTGATTGACACGATACCTACAGTTTTAGTCCACAAAATCTCTTCATAGGGTGGAGAGGTTTTCACTTGGAAGGTGACAGATTCCTCCAGAATgccaaacaatttttttccatCTGCAACATCAGAGAGAAGAGATAGGAAGCCATCAAAGTTGGGCCACAAGAGACCTTCCAAGCACCCCATTTCAGGCTCAGCCCCTCAAGGACCCGCTGACTCTTCCCCAAAGAGTTTGTGGGCCCAGCCAGTCCCACCGGATCCAGGAAAAGAGTCCTGGACTGCCTCTCTGGAGACCAAACCAGGGATTGAGGTTGTCCTCCAGGCTCAGCCCCTCGGAGACCCCTTGAGGTTTCCTCAAAGAGTTTGTGGCTCCAGCCAGTCGCTGGAGATTCCAGCCTCTAAGCAAACCAGTCTATCTCTTCCTGCCACCCCTCTTAGAACTCACTTTTGGCCTGACCCAATCCAGCCTGTGTCCCATGGAGAGAGCAGTGATGCACCCCCTCGGTTTCCCTCCCAAGGGGGAAGAGTGTGTAGGACATGGTTTGAGCTCCCCTTCTAACACATTGTAGAAatgcaagtttttatttttttatttatttgtcaaacacaacagtatatataagtataagcatgaaacaaccatacaaattggatacaatcaaagagaacaataggacaggaatggttggCATGTTGGTggtcttatgcaagccccttacagacctcttaggaatggggtgaggttaatagtagatagtctttggttaaagctttggggattttgggaagagaccacagagtcaggtagtgtattccaagcattaacaactctgttactgaagtcatattttctgcaatcaagattggaatggttcacattaagcttaaatctattgtgtgcttgtgtattattgcgattgaagctgaagtagtcttcaacaggaaggacatgggatttcatatactccttg comes from Ahaetulla prasina isolate Xishuangbanna chromosome 17, ASM2864084v1, whole genome shotgun sequence and encodes:
- the LOC131186839 gene encoding SLAM family member 5-like; this encodes MEHLQDFLLRVTCAPDEGGNRTWQLNCSLAIDEDGVAFSWTSERQSTGPTLKSSVIKVPSQDQNIKLTCTADNRVSKASRTVSLKEVCADFENRANISKDCRELHLSQLRKEDAGRYSAGIVLQNETLVDEFFGLEVFNGTKSFGILGEFVTFQVKTSPPYEMILWTKTVGIMSINIGKGILVEQCYFLFLEVAFQNRVNISKDCRELHLSQLRKDDAGRYTAQIVLQNKTVVNEFFGLQVFGLLLDSEMRVTCTPDGAGSEAWKLNCSTGTKGDGVGFSWESPIYCPSHIPHDPVIKVTSQDHNVNVTCTAENPVSQASRTVTLKEVCAEQTENISRLPLWVLLCLSKVGSLLLLGCLGLIFRMTFRKDGGRRLVARFRPASQRRPPPLPRARPHFRST